The following coding sequences are from one Rutidosis leptorrhynchoides isolate AG116_Rl617_1_P2 chromosome 11, CSIRO_AGI_Rlap_v1, whole genome shotgun sequence window:
- the LOC139876226 gene encoding desiccation-related protein PCC13-62-like, producing the protein MVTTKLLLILLLVAATSSSSSSNSNEYRLPRSDVDLLEFPLNLEYLEAEFFLFGSLGKGLDQIQPNLTGGGPPPIGARMAKLSPLIRDIILQFGLEEVGHIRAIKSTVPGFPRPLMNLSVETFANVINSAFGKPLYPVFDPYANDINFLIASYVIPYVGLTGYVGANPLLINPKSKKLVAGLLGIEAGQDAVIRTLLYERKGLKVFPYGITVATFTDKISILRNKLGHAGIKDEGLTVPRYLGAEGMTTGNILSGNASSLSYPRTPEEILGIVYQTGSKFRPGGFYPCGANGTIARKYLTDYETKKCYKLRAPIN; encoded by the exons ATGGTAACCACGAAACTGTTGTTGATCCTTCTGCTTGTGGCTGCAACCAGTAGCAGTAGTAGCTCAAATTCAAATGAATATCGGCTGCCTAGATCTGATGTTGATCTTTTAGAGTTTCCTTTAAATTTAGAATACTTGGAAGCCGAGTTCTTCTTATTTGGATCCTTGGGGAAGGGTTTGGATCAAATCCAACCCAACCTTACTGGTGGGGGGCCACCACCAATTGGTGCTAGAATGGCTAAACTTAGCCCGCTCATTAGAGATATAATCCTCCAATTTGGTCTAGAAGAAGTTGGTCACATCAG GGCAATAAAAAGCACGGTACCTGGATTTCCGAGGCCGCTGATGAATTTAAGTGTGGAGACGTTTGCAAATGTAATAAACAGTGCGTTCGGAAAGCCCTTATATCCGGTTTTTGATCCATATGCAAATGATATCAATTTTTTGATTGCGTCCTACGTCATCCCTTATGTTGGTCTCACTGGTTATGTTGGTGCAAATCCACTACTCATAAATCCCAAATCCAAAAAG CTTGTAGCGGGTCTTTTGGGTATAGAAGCGGGTCAAGATGCAGTTATCAGAACTCTTCTTTACGAAAGAAAAGGACTAAAGGTGTTTCCATACGGGATCACAGTAGCTACATTCACTGACAAAATCTCAATATTACGAAACAAGTTAGGTCATGCTGGTATAAAAGATGAAGGTCTTACGGTCCCACGTTACTTAGGAGCTGAAGGGATGACAACCGGAAACATCTTGTCAGGAAATGCAAGTTCATTATCGTATCCTCGAACACCAGAGGAAATACTAGGTATTGTCTACCAAACTGGAAGCAAATTTCGTCCTGGAGGTTTTTATCCTTGTGGTGCTAACGGGACCATCGCCAGAAAATATCTAACTGACTACGAAACTAAAAAATGTTATAAATTAAGGGCACCCATAAATTAA